From Dreissena polymorpha isolate Duluth1 chromosome 15, UMN_Dpol_1.0, whole genome shotgun sequence, a single genomic window includes:
- the LOC127859576 gene encoding neurogenic locus protein delta-like — translation MCVAGWTGTNCDQNINECVINPCKNGAACVDGINAYTCNCVAKWGGINCDQNINECSPNPCQNGATCIDGINAYTCNCVAGWSGKNCDQNKRTDTTSTTKSQPISNDAHTDRIDTSVLTPRASNDGFQNVIIAVACVVSAVIIAIAVVIAVVCVKRKRRSMANVPLPDAPREDQVAEEKGYASIGDSECQYAVVNKPKKQSTLKVKQDPPVENKPMEMQSNPEKPSGAGELIYADLDKEALKAKPSNSKPAGTLEKPRTPTEYVGIDFARTVALQDANKLEE, via the exons ATGTGTGTGGCGGGATGGACTGGCACCAACTGTGATCAAA ACATAAACGAGTGTGTCATAAACCCGTGCAAGAATGGCGCAGCATGCGTTGACGGAATCAACGCTTACACGTGCAACTGTGTGGCGAAGTGGGGCGGCATTAACTGCGATCAGA ACATCAACGAGTGTTCCCCAAATCCATGCCAGAACGGTGCCACGTGCATTGACGGAATCAACGCGTACACGTGCAACTGCGTGGCGGGATGGAGTGGCAAGAACTGCGACCAGA acAAACGTACCGATACAACATCTACCACGAAAAGCCAGCCGATTTCTAACGATGCACATACAGATAGAATAG acacaagtGTCTTGACTCCAAGAGCTTCGAACGACGGATTTCAAAACGTGATCATTGCTGTTGCGTGCGTAGTGTCTGCGGTGATCATTGCCATAGCAGTCGTGATTGCAGTGGTATGTGTGAAGCGTAAACGCCGATCCATGG CAAACGTCCCACTTCCAGATGCGCC GCGCGAAGATCAAGTGGCTGAAGAGAAAG GCTACGCTAGCATTGGAGATTCCGAGTGTCAATACGCCGTGGTTAACAAACCCAAGAAACAATCGACGCTTAAAGTAAAACAGGACCCACCTGTTGAAAACAAACCAATGGAAATGCAGTCCAACCCCGAG AAACCCTCTGGGGCCGGCGAGCTCATATATGCCGATCTGGACAAagaagccttaaaggcaaagccAAGCAATTCAAAACCTGCTGGTACCCTTGAAAAGCCAAGAACGCCGACGGAGTACGTCGGGATTGACTTCGCGAGAACGGTAGCTTTACAGGATGCGAATAAGTTAGAAGAGTAG